The following are encoded in a window of Bacillus sp. SORGH_AS_0510 genomic DNA:
- a CDS encoding ABC transporter permease has protein sequence MLKYIFKRILQAIPLLFIISIICFTLIQLAPYDAVDAMTTPNMTQKTIELIKARYGLDQPAYMQYFYWVKGILSGEWGYSIVTHESITNDLSARIPNTILLVFPAYILALLFSIILGLIAGAKKGKLADKIIDGLSSFGIAIPSFWMAMILVFIFGHRLNLLPILGMHTIGNEESFSDLLSHMILPCTVLMLSFMPELVRYVRSSTIGQLSEDYVMVQQAYGANSTWILYKHVLRNVLLPIITIVGMSLPMLVTGAVVTETVFGWPGIGTYFVKAIQGFDYPVVMAIMLLAASLVIIGNLVSDILYSIVDPRIKGMEE, from the coding sequence TTGTTAAAGTATATTTTTAAAAGAATCTTACAGGCGATCCCCTTATTGTTTATTATTTCAATCATCTGCTTTACCCTCATTCAATTAGCTCCATATGATGCGGTGGATGCCATGACGACACCGAATATGACGCAGAAAACGATTGAGCTGATAAAAGCAAGATACGGATTAGATCAGCCTGCATACATGCAATATTTTTATTGGGTGAAAGGGATTTTGAGTGGAGAATGGGGCTATTCTATCGTCACGCATGAAAGTATAACCAATGATCTTTCAGCCAGAATACCAAATACGATTCTACTCGTTTTTCCCGCGTACATACTTGCTTTGCTTTTTTCTATTATTCTTGGATTAATTGCCGGTGCTAAAAAAGGGAAATTAGCAGATAAAATTATTGATGGATTAAGTTCATTTGGAATTGCCATTCCTAGTTTTTGGATGGCCATGATTCTTGTCTTTATTTTTGGTCATCGTCTAAATTTACTTCCCATATTAGGGATGCATACCATCGGAAATGAAGAATCATTTTCAGATCTATTAAGTCACATGATTTTACCGTGTACGGTTTTAATGCTTTCGTTCATGCCTGAGCTTGTTCGCTATGTCCGTTCATCTACCATCGGCCAGCTTTCTGAGGATTATGTGATGGTTCAACAGGCATATGGTGCTAATTCAACGTGGATTTTATATAAGCATGTTCTTAGGAATGTTCTGCTACCAATAATAACGATTGTGGGTATGAGCCTTCCTATGTTAGTAACCGGGGCGGTTGTCACTGAAACGGTTTTCGGCTGGCCAGGGATTGGAACGTATTTTGTAAAAGCAATTCAAGGATTTGATTATCCAGTTGTCATGGCGATCATGTT
- a CDS encoding ABC transporter substrate-binding protein has product MVRKNVNILVAILLTIFLALAGCSSKSTDKASTKNEGKNKPDTFIYGIDGDPGNAVNVITTGDRYGLMEIKTIYSPLYMYNGKDNVKYFLAESMTPSEDFLTYTAKLRKDVKWHDGQPFTADDVVFTYEQMLKEENGGWARSQLLFNNQPVKVEKVDDYTVKFTLPTVSMGAMEALGNIFIMPKHVYEGETNIANSTKNATPVGTGPYKLKEYKAGESVTFEKNDDYFLGAPKIAKVVYRIIMDPNTATMALQKGEVNALAIQPSDAGKFKDSNVTIKPYDEGRIGYLAFNLSSKAVQNKEVRQAIVYGLNRDEINTAGYVSTEYSKPAYSFLPKKATYFTDKVEKHSFDTKKAKDLLSKAGASDLKLKLAFIANNPIQQKQAAVIQQNLKAAGVSVELVGMDATALSKKLQSVQTDFDMYLSGYIMGIDPDTFNSLFVTNGEANYMHYSNSKVDELFNQGRVEKDDAKRKAIYEEIQKLIIEDAAFYPLTENKRILAIDSRIKGIEEAGLVPVYTFEDMSKLSY; this is encoded by the coding sequence ATGGTTCGTAAAAATGTAAATATTCTAGTTGCCATCTTATTAACTATTTTTCTAGCACTTGCAGGCTGTTCTTCAAAGTCGACAGATAAAGCAAGCACGAAAAATGAAGGAAAAAACAAACCAGATACTTTCATTTATGGAATTGACGGAGATCCTGGAAACGCGGTTAACGTCATCACAACTGGTGACCGTTACGGTTTAATGGAAATTAAAACGATTTATTCACCATTGTATATGTATAATGGGAAGGATAATGTGAAGTATTTCTTAGCGGAAAGCATGACACCATCTGAAGATTTCCTAACATATACAGCTAAATTAAGAAAAGACGTTAAGTGGCATGACGGTCAACCATTCACAGCAGATGACGTTGTATTCACTTATGAGCAAATGTTAAAAGAAGAAAATGGCGGGTGGGCAAGAAGCCAGTTATTGTTTAATAATCAACCAGTTAAAGTCGAAAAAGTAGATGACTATACAGTCAAGTTCACATTGCCAACTGTGAGCATGGGGGCAATGGAAGCATTAGGGAACATTTTCATTATGCCTAAGCATGTTTATGAAGGTGAAACAAACATTGCGAATAGCACAAAGAATGCTACTCCAGTGGGTACTGGTCCTTATAAATTAAAAGAATATAAAGCTGGTGAAAGTGTTACCTTCGAAAAAAATGATGATTATTTCTTAGGCGCACCTAAAATTGCAAAGGTAGTTTACCGTATCATTATGGATCCGAATACTGCTACAATGGCTCTTCAAAAAGGAGAAGTTAATGCTTTAGCTATTCAGCCTTCAGATGCTGGGAAGTTTAAAGATTCGAATGTAACAATTAAACCTTATGATGAAGGACGAATTGGGTACTTAGCGTTTAACTTAAGTTCAAAAGCAGTACAGAATAAAGAGGTAAGACAGGCAATTGTTTACGGATTAAATCGCGATGAAATTAATACGGCAGGTTATGTTTCTACCGAGTATTCAAAGCCTGCTTATTCATTCTTACCAAAGAAAGCGACTTATTTTACAGACAAAGTAGAAAAACATTCATTTGATACTAAAAAGGCGAAGGACCTATTAAGTAAGGCAGGTGCTTCGGACTTAAAATTAAAACTTGCGTTTATTGCCAATAACCCAATCCAACAAAAGCAAGCCGCTGTTATCCAACAAAACTTAAAGGCTGCAGGCGTTTCCGTTGAATTAGTGGGAATGGATGCTACCGCGTTAAGCAAGAAGCTTCAAAGCGTACAAACTGACTTTGATATGTACTTAAGCGGCTACATCATGGGAATTGACCCAGATACATTTAATTCATTATTTGTAACGAACGGCGAAGCGAACTACATGCATTACAGTAATTCAAAAGTAGATGAATTATTTAATCAAGGTCGTGTAGAAAAAGACGATGCTAAGCGTAAAGCGATTTATGAAGAAATTCAAAAGCTTATTATCGAAGACGCAGCCTTCTATCCTCTAACTGAGAACAAGCGAATTCTTGCTATCGATTCAAGAATTAAAGGGATTGAAGAAGCTGGTTTAGTACCTGTTTACACATTCGAGGATATGTCGAAATTGTCCTATTAA